A window of Ictidomys tridecemlineatus isolate mIctTri1 chromosome 15, mIctTri1.hap1, whole genome shotgun sequence contains these coding sequences:
- the Lipe gene encoding hormone-sensitive lipase isoform X3 produces the protein MDLRTMTQSLVTLAEDNMAFFSSQGPGETARRLSNVFAGVREQALGLEPALGSLLSVAHLFDLDPETPANGYRSLVHTARCCLAHLLHKSRYVASNRRSIFFRTSHNLAELEAYLAALTQLRALAYYAQRLLATNRPGGLFFEGDEGLTADFLREYVTLHKGCFYGRCLGFQFTPSIRPFLQTISIGLVSFGEHYKRNESGLGVTASSLFTSGRFAIDPELRGAEFERITQNLDVHFWKAFWNITEIEVLSSLANMASATVRVSRLISLPPEAFEMPLTSDPKLTVTISPPLAHTGPGPVLIRLISYDLREGQDSEELNSMVKSEGPRILELRPRPQQTSRSRSLVVHFHGGGFVAQTSKSHEPYLKSWAQELGAPIISIDYSLAPEAPFPRALEECFFAYCWAVKHCALLGSTGERICLAGDSAGGNLCFTVALRAAAYGVRVPDGIMAAYPATMLQSAASPSRLLSLMDPLLPLSVLSKCVSAYAGAETEEHPNSDEKALGMMGLVRRDTSLLLRDLRLGASSWLNSFLEFSGQKSQKTSAPTVEEENEAPRESMRRSVSEAALAQPEGPVGTDSLKILTLKDLNLKSSSETSETPEMSLSVETLGPSTPSDVNFFLRPEDAREEAEAKEGLSAKDGSSRVSNAFPEGFHPRRTSQGATQMPLYSSPIVKNPFMSPLLAPDNMLKTLPPVHIVACALDPMLDDSVMFARRLRALGQPVTLRVVEDLPHGFLSLASLCRETRQAAELCVERIRLILTPPAAAAAAAPPPL, from the exons ATGGACCTGCGGACGATGACACAGTCGCTGGTGACTCTGGCCGAGGATAACATGGCCTTCTTCTCAAGCCAAGGCCCCGGGGAGACTGCCCGGCGGCTTTCCAACGTCTTTGCAGGTGTGCGGGAGCAGGCGCTGGGGCTGGAGCCAGCCCTGGGCAGCCTGCTCAGTGTGGCACACCTCTTTGACCTGGACCCAGAGACGCCGGCCAATGGGTACCGCAGCCTGGTGCACACGGCCCGCTGCTGCCTAGCACACCTGCTACACAAGTCCCGCTACGTGGCTTCCAACCGCCGCAGCATCTTCTTCCGCACCAGCCACAACCTGGCCGAACTGGAGGCCTACCTGGCTGCCCTCACCCAGCTCCGAGCTCTAGCCTACTATGCCCAGCGTCTACTGGCTACCAACCGGCCAGGGGGACTCTTCTTTGAGGGTGATGAGGGACTCACCGCTGACTTCTTGCGCGAGTATGTCACACTGCATAAAGGCTGTTTCTATGGCCGCTGCTTGGGCTTCCAG TTCACACCTTCCATTCGGCCATTCCTGCAGACCATCTCCATTGGGCTGGTGTCCTTCGGGGAACACTACAAACGTAATGAGAGTGGTCTCG GTGTGACAGCCAGCTCCCTTTTCACCAGTGGCCGCTTTGCCATTGACCCAGAGCTGCGTGGGGCCGAGTTTGAGCGGATCACACAGAACCTGGATGTGCACTTCTGGAAAGCCTTCTGGAATATCACTGAGATCGAGGTGCTGTCG TCTCTGGCCAACATGGCATCAGCCACCGTGAGGGTAAGCCGCCTGATCAGCCTGCCGCCTGAGGCCTTTGAGATGCCACTGACCTCTGACCCCAAGCTCACAGTCACCATCTCACCTCCTTTGGCCCACACAGGCCCTGGGCCTGTCCTCATCAGGCTCATCTCCTATGACCTTCGGGAAGGACAG gaCAGTGAGGAGCTCAACAGCATGGTGAAGTCTGAGGGCCCTCGGATCCTGGAGCTGCGGCCTCGGCCCCAGCAGACATCGCGCTCAAGGTCCTTGGTAGTGCACTTCCACGGTGGTGGCTTCGTGGCCCAGACCTCCAAATCGCATGAGCCCTACCTCAAGAGCTGGGCTCAGGAGCTGGGTGCTCCCATTATCTCCATCGACTACTCCCTGGCCCCCGAGGCCCCCTTCCCCCGTGCGCTGGAGGAGTGCTTCTTTGCCTACTGCTGGGCTGTCAAGCACTGTGCCCTCCTCG GCTCTACAGGGGAGCGGATATGCCTTGCAGGAGACAGTGCAGGTGGGAATCTCTGCTTTACTGTGGCCCTACGAGCAGCAGCCTATGGAGTACGGGTGCCAGATGGCATCATGGCAGCCTACCCAGCCACAATGCTGCAATCCGCTGCCTCTCCCTCCCGCCTTCTGAGCCTCATGGACCCACTGCTGCCCCTCAGTGTGCTCTCCAAGTGTGTCAGTGCCTATGCAG GTGCAGAGACAGAGGAACACCCCAACTCAGATGAGAAGGCACTGGGCATGATGGGACTGGTGCGACGGGACACATCCCTGCTCCTCAGAGACCTCCGCCTGGGCGCCTCCTCATGGCTCAATTCCTTCCTGGAGTTTAGTGGGCAAAAGTCCCAGAAGACCTCAGCGCCCACAGTAG aggaagaaaatgaggctCCCAGAG AGTCAATGCGACGCAGTGTGTCAGAGGCTGCCCTGGCCCAGCCTGAGGGCCCAGTAGGCACAGACTCCCTCAAGATTCTAACACTGAAGGACTTGAACCTGAAGAGCAGCTCTGAGACATCAGAGACCCCCGAGATGTCGCTGTCTGTGGAGACACTGGGCCCCTCCACACCCTCTGATGTTAACTTCTTTCTGCGGCCTGAGGATGCCAGAGAAGAGGCAGAGGCCAAAGAAGGGCTAAGCGCCAAGGACGGTAGCTCCCGGGTGAGCAATGCCTTCCCCGAGGGTTTCCACCCACGGCGCACAAGCCAGGGTGCCACCCAAATGCCCCTTTACTCATCACCCATTGTCAAGAACCCCTTCATGTCGCCTCTGCTGGCACCTGACAATATGCTGAAGACCCTGCCACCTGTGCACATCGTG GCGTGCGCCCTGGACCCCATGCTGGACGACTCGGTCATGTTCGCGAGGCGACTGCGCGCCCTGGGCCAGCCCGTGACGCTGCGTGTGGTGGAAGACCTGCCGCACGGCTTCCTGAGCCTGGCTTCGCTGTGCCGCGAGACGCGACAGGCCGCGGAGCTGTGCGTGGAGCGCATCCGCCTCATCCTCACTCCACCAGCCGCCGCCGCAGCCGCTGCGCCGCCGCCACTCTGA
- the Lipe gene encoding hormone-sensitive lipase (The RefSeq protein has 2 substitutions compared to this genomic sequence), protein MDLRTMTQSLVTLAEDNMAFFSSQGPGETARRLSNVFAGVREQALGLEPALGSLLSVAHLFDLDPETPANGYRSLVHTARCCLAHLLHKSRYVASNRRSIFFRTSHNLAELEAYLAALTQLRALAYYAQRLLATNRPGGLFFEGDEGLTADFLREYVTLHKGCFYGRCLGFQFTPSIRPFLQTISIGLVSFGEHYKRNESGLGVTASSLFTSGRFAIDPELRGAEFERITQNLDVHFWKAFWNITEIEVLSSLANMASATVRVSRLISLPPEAFEMPLTSDPKLTVTISPPLAHTGPGPVLIRLISYDLREGQDSEELNSMVKSEGPRILELRPRPQQTSRSRSLVVXFHGGGFVAQTSKSHEPYLKSWAQELGAPIISIDYSLAPEAPFPRALEECFFAYCWAVKHCALLGSTGERICLAGDSAGGNLCFTVALRAAAYGVRVPDGIMAAYPATMLQSAASPSRLLSLMDPLLPLSVLSKCVSAYAGAETEEHPNSDEKALGMMGLVRRDTSLLLRDLRLGASSWLNSFLEFSGQKSQKTSAPTVESMRRSVSEAALAQPEGPVGTDSLKILTLKDLNLKSSSETSETPEMSLSVETLGPSTPSDVNFFLRPEDAREEAEAKEGLSAKDGSSRVSNAFPEGFHPRRTSQGATQMPLYSSPIVKNPFMSPLLAPDNMLKTLPPVHIVACALDPMLDDSXMFARRLRALGQPVTLRVVEDLPHGFLSLASLCRETRQAAELCVERIRLILTPPAAAAAAAPPPL, encoded by the exons ATGGACCTGCGGACGATGACACAGTCGCTGGTGACTCTGGCCGAGGATAACATGGCCTTCTTCTCAAGCCAAGGCCCCGGGGAGACTGCCCGGCGGCTTTCCAACGTCTTTGCAGGTGTGCGGGAGCAGGCGCTGGGGCTGGAGCCAGCCCTGGGCAGCCTGCTCAGTGTGGCACACCTCTTTGACCTGGACCCAGAGACGCCGGCCAATGGGTACCGCAGCCTGGTGCACACGGCCCGCTGCTGCCTAGCACACCTGCTACACAAGTCCCGCTACGTGGCTTCCAACCGCCGCAGCATCTTCTTCCGCACCAGCCACAACCTGGCCGAACTGGAGGCCTACCTGGCTGCCCTCACCCAGCTCCGAGCTCTAGCCTACTATGCCCAGCGTCTACTGGCTACCAACCGGCCAGGGGGACTCTTCTTTGAGGGTGATGAGGGACTCACCGCTGACTTCTTGCGCGAGTATGTCACACTGCATAAAGGCTGTTTCTATGGCCGCTGCTTGGGCTTCCAG TTCACACCTTCCATTCGGCCATTCCTGCAGACCATCTCCATTGGGCTGGTGTCCTTCGGGGAACACTACAAACGTAATGAGAGTGGTCTCG GTGTGACAGCCAGCTCCCTTTTCACCAGTGGCCGCTTTGCCATTGACCCAGAGCTGCGTGGGGCCGAGTTTGAGCGGATCACACAGAACCTGGATGTGCACTTCTGGAAAGCCTTCTGGAATATCACTGAGATCGAGGTGCTGTCG TCTCTGGCCAACATGGCATCAGCCACCGTGAGGGTAAGCCGCCTGATCAGCCTGCCGCCTGAGGCCTTTGAGATGCCACTGACCTCTGACCCCAAGCTCACAGTCACCATCTCACCTCCTTTGGCCCACACAGGCCCTGGGCCTGTCCTCATCAGGCTCATCTCCTATGACCTTCGGGAAGGACAG gaCAGTGAGGAGCTCAACAGCATGGTGAAGTCTGAGGGCCCTCGGATCCTGGAGCTGCGGCCTCGGCCCCAGCAGACATCGCGCTCAAGGTCCTTGGTAGTGCACTTCCACGGTGGTGGCTTCGTGGCCCAGACCTCCAAATCGCATGAGCCCTACCTCAAGAGCTGGGCTCAGGAGCTGGGTGCTCCCATTATCTCCATCGACTACTCCCTGGCCCCCGAGGCCCCCTTCCCCCGTGCGCTGGAGGAGTGCTTCTTTGCCTACTGCTGGGCTGTCAAGCACTGTGCCCTCCTCG GCTCTACAGGGGAGCGGATATGCCTTGCAGGAGACAGTGCAGGTGGGAATCTCTGCTTTACTGTGGCCCTACGAGCAGCAGCCTATGGAGTACGGGTGCCAGATGGCATCATGGCAGCCTACCCAGCCACAATGCTGCAATCCGCTGCCTCTCCCTCCCGCCTTCTGAGCCTCATGGACCCACTGCTGCCCCTCAGTGTGCTCTCCAAGTGTGTCAGTGCCTATGCAG GTGCAGAGACAGAGGAACACCCCAACTCAGATGAGAAGGCACTGGGCATGATGGGACTGGTGCGACGGGACACATCCCTGCTCCTCAGAGACCTCCGCCTGGGCGCCTCCTCATGGCTCAATTCCTTCCTGGAGTTTAGTGGGCAAAAGTCCCAGAAGACCTCAGCGCCCACAGTAG AGTCAATGCGACGCAGTGTGTCAGAGGCTGCCCTGGCCCAGCCTGAGGGCCCAGTAGGCACAGACTCCCTCAAGATTCTAACACTGAAGGACTTGAACCTGAAGAGCAGCTCTGAGACATCAGAGACCCCCGAGATGTCGCTGTCTGTGGAGACACTGGGCCCCTCCACACCCTCTGATGTTAACTTCTTTCTGCGGCCTGAGGATGCCAGAGAAGAGGCAGAGGCCAAAGAAGGGCTAAGCGCCAAGGACGGTAGCTCCCGGGTGAGCAATGCCTTCCCCGAGGGTTTCCACCCACGGCGCACAAGCCAGGGTGCCACCCAAATGCCCCTTTACTCATCACCCATTGTCAAGAACCCCTTCATGTCGCCTCTGCTGGCACCTGACAATATGCTGAAGACCCTGCCACCTGTGCACATCGTG GCGTGCGCCCTGGACCCCATGCTGGACGACTCGGTCATGTTCGCGAGGCGACTGCGCGCCCTGGGCCAGCCCGTGACGCTGCGTGTGGTGGAAGACCTGCCGCACGGCTTCCTGAGCCTGGCTTCGCTGTGCCGCGAGACGCGACAGGCCGCGGAGCTGTGCGTGGAGCGCATCCGCCTCATCCTCACTCCACCAGCCGCCGCCGCAGCCGCTGCGCCGCCGCCACTCTGA
- the Lipe gene encoding hormone-sensitive lipase isoform X2, with the protein MESSEETSKNGKEGSKSHNRRRWRKDKGKASRILQSMDLRTMTQSLVTLAEDNMAFFSSQGPGETARRLSNVFAGVREQALGLEPALGSLLSVAHLFDLDPETPANGYRSLVHTARCCLAHLLHKSRYVASNRRSIFFRTSHNLAELEAYLAALTQLRALAYYAQRLLATNRPGGLFFEGDEGLTADFLREYVTLHKGCFYGRCLGFQFTPSIRPFLQTISIGLVSFGEHYKRNESGLGVTASSLFTSGRFAIDPELRGAEFERITQNLDVHFWKAFWNITEIEVLSSLANMASATVRVSRLISLPPEAFEMPLTSDPKLTVTISPPLAHTGPGPVLIRLISYDLREGQDSEELNSMVKSEGPRILELRPRPQQTSRSRSLVVHFHGGGFVAQTSKSHEPYLKSWAQELGAPIISIDYSLAPEAPFPRALEECFFAYCWAVKHCALLGSTGERICLAGDSAGGNLCFTVALRAAAYGVRVPDGIMAAYPATMLQSAASPSRLLSLMDPLLPLSVLSKCVSAYAGAETEEHPNSDEKALGMMGLVRRDTSLLLRDLRLGASSWLNSFLEFSGQKSQKTSAPTVESMRRSVSEAALAQPEGPVGTDSLKILTLKDLNLKSSSETSETPEMSLSVETLGPSTPSDVNFFLRPEDAREEAEAKEGLSAKDGSSRVSNAFPEGFHPRRTSQGATQMPLYSSPIVKNPFMSPLLAPDNMLKTLPPVHIVACALDPMLDDSVMFARRLRALGQPVTLRVVEDLPHGFLSLASLCRETRQAAELCVERIRLILTPPAAAAAAAPPPL; encoded by the exons ATGGAGTCATCCGAGGAGACCTCGAAGAATGGCAAAGAGGGGTCGAAGAGCCACAATCGCCGGCGGTGGCGAAAAGACAAGGGCAAAG cctCACGGATCCTACAAAGCATGGACCTGCGGACGATGACACAGTCGCTGGTGACTCTGGCCGAGGATAACATGGCCTTCTTCTCAAGCCAAGGCCCCGGGGAGACTGCCCGGCGGCTTTCCAACGTCTTTGCAGGTGTGCGGGAGCAGGCGCTGGGGCTGGAGCCAGCCCTGGGCAGCCTGCTCAGTGTGGCACACCTCTTTGACCTGGACCCAGAGACGCCGGCCAATGGGTACCGCAGCCTGGTGCACACGGCCCGCTGCTGCCTAGCACACCTGCTACACAAGTCCCGCTACGTGGCTTCCAACCGCCGCAGCATCTTCTTCCGCACCAGCCACAACCTGGCCGAACTGGAGGCCTACCTGGCTGCCCTCACCCAGCTCCGAGCTCTAGCCTACTATGCCCAGCGTCTACTGGCTACCAACCGGCCAGGGGGACTCTTCTTTGAGGGTGATGAGGGACTCACCGCTGACTTCTTGCGCGAGTATGTCACACTGCATAAAGGCTGTTTCTATGGCCGCTGCTTGGGCTTCCAG TTCACACCTTCCATTCGGCCATTCCTGCAGACCATCTCCATTGGGCTGGTGTCCTTCGGGGAACACTACAAACGTAATGAGAGTGGTCTCG GTGTGACAGCCAGCTCCCTTTTCACCAGTGGCCGCTTTGCCATTGACCCAGAGCTGCGTGGGGCCGAGTTTGAGCGGATCACACAGAACCTGGATGTGCACTTCTGGAAAGCCTTCTGGAATATCACTGAGATCGAGGTGCTGTCG TCTCTGGCCAACATGGCATCAGCCACCGTGAGGGTAAGCCGCCTGATCAGCCTGCCGCCTGAGGCCTTTGAGATGCCACTGACCTCTGACCCCAAGCTCACAGTCACCATCTCACCTCCTTTGGCCCACACAGGCCCTGGGCCTGTCCTCATCAGGCTCATCTCCTATGACCTTCGGGAAGGACAG gaCAGTGAGGAGCTCAACAGCATGGTGAAGTCTGAGGGCCCTCGGATCCTGGAGCTGCGGCCTCGGCCCCAGCAGACATCGCGCTCAAGGTCCTTGGTAGTGCACTTCCACGGTGGTGGCTTCGTGGCCCAGACCTCCAAATCGCATGAGCCCTACCTCAAGAGCTGGGCTCAGGAGCTGGGTGCTCCCATTATCTCCATCGACTACTCCCTGGCCCCCGAGGCCCCCTTCCCCCGTGCGCTGGAGGAGTGCTTCTTTGCCTACTGCTGGGCTGTCAAGCACTGTGCCCTCCTCG GCTCTACAGGGGAGCGGATATGCCTTGCAGGAGACAGTGCAGGTGGGAATCTCTGCTTTACTGTGGCCCTACGAGCAGCAGCCTATGGAGTACGGGTGCCAGATGGCATCATGGCAGCCTACCCAGCCACAATGCTGCAATCCGCTGCCTCTCCCTCCCGCCTTCTGAGCCTCATGGACCCACTGCTGCCCCTCAGTGTGCTCTCCAAGTGTGTCAGTGCCTATGCAG GTGCAGAGACAGAGGAACACCCCAACTCAGATGAGAAGGCACTGGGCATGATGGGACTGGTGCGACGGGACACATCCCTGCTCCTCAGAGACCTCCGCCTGGGCGCCTCCTCATGGCTCAATTCCTTCCTGGAGTTTAGTGGGCAAAAGTCCCAGAAGACCTCAGCGCCCACAGTAG AGTCAATGCGACGCAGTGTGTCAGAGGCTGCCCTGGCCCAGCCTGAGGGCCCAGTAGGCACAGACTCCCTCAAGATTCTAACACTGAAGGACTTGAACCTGAAGAGCAGCTCTGAGACATCAGAGACCCCCGAGATGTCGCTGTCTGTGGAGACACTGGGCCCCTCCACACCCTCTGATGTTAACTTCTTTCTGCGGCCTGAGGATGCCAGAGAAGAGGCAGAGGCCAAAGAAGGGCTAAGCGCCAAGGACGGTAGCTCCCGGGTGAGCAATGCCTTCCCCGAGGGTTTCCACCCACGGCGCACAAGCCAGGGTGCCACCCAAATGCCCCTTTACTCATCACCCATTGTCAAGAACCCCTTCATGTCGCCTCTGCTGGCACCTGACAATATGCTGAAGACCCTGCCACCTGTGCACATCGTG GCGTGCGCCCTGGACCCCATGCTGGACGACTCGGTCATGTTCGCGAGGCGACTGCGCGCCCTGGGCCAGCCCGTGACGCTGCGTGTGGTGGAAGACCTGCCGCACGGCTTCCTGAGCCTGGCTTCGCTGTGCCGCGAGACGCGACAGGCCGCGGAGCTGTGCGTGGAGCGCATCCGCCTCATCCTCACTCCACCAGCCGCCGCCGCAGCCGCTGCGCCGCCGCCACTCTGA
- the Lipe gene encoding hormone-sensitive lipase isoform X1: MESSEETSKNGKEGSKSHNRRRWRKDKGKASRILQSMDLRTMTQSLVTLAEDNMAFFSSQGPGETARRLSNVFAGVREQALGLEPALGSLLSVAHLFDLDPETPANGYRSLVHTARCCLAHLLHKSRYVASNRRSIFFRTSHNLAELEAYLAALTQLRALAYYAQRLLATNRPGGLFFEGDEGLTADFLREYVTLHKGCFYGRCLGFQFTPSIRPFLQTISIGLVSFGEHYKRNESGLGVTASSLFTSGRFAIDPELRGAEFERITQNLDVHFWKAFWNITEIEVLSSLANMASATVRVSRLISLPPEAFEMPLTSDPKLTVTISPPLAHTGPGPVLIRLISYDLREGQDSEELNSMVKSEGPRILELRPRPQQTSRSRSLVVHFHGGGFVAQTSKSHEPYLKSWAQELGAPIISIDYSLAPEAPFPRALEECFFAYCWAVKHCALLGSTGERICLAGDSAGGNLCFTVALRAAAYGVRVPDGIMAAYPATMLQSAASPSRLLSLMDPLLPLSVLSKCVSAYAGAETEEHPNSDEKALGMMGLVRRDTSLLLRDLRLGASSWLNSFLEFSGQKSQKTSAPTVEEENEAPRESMRRSVSEAALAQPEGPVGTDSLKILTLKDLNLKSSSETSETPEMSLSVETLGPSTPSDVNFFLRPEDAREEAEAKEGLSAKDGSSRVSNAFPEGFHPRRTSQGATQMPLYSSPIVKNPFMSPLLAPDNMLKTLPPVHIVACALDPMLDDSVMFARRLRALGQPVTLRVVEDLPHGFLSLASLCRETRQAAELCVERIRLILTPPAAAAAAAPPPL; the protein is encoded by the exons ATGGAGTCATCCGAGGAGACCTCGAAGAATGGCAAAGAGGGGTCGAAGAGCCACAATCGCCGGCGGTGGCGAAAAGACAAGGGCAAAG cctCACGGATCCTACAAAGCATGGACCTGCGGACGATGACACAGTCGCTGGTGACTCTGGCCGAGGATAACATGGCCTTCTTCTCAAGCCAAGGCCCCGGGGAGACTGCCCGGCGGCTTTCCAACGTCTTTGCAGGTGTGCGGGAGCAGGCGCTGGGGCTGGAGCCAGCCCTGGGCAGCCTGCTCAGTGTGGCACACCTCTTTGACCTGGACCCAGAGACGCCGGCCAATGGGTACCGCAGCCTGGTGCACACGGCCCGCTGCTGCCTAGCACACCTGCTACACAAGTCCCGCTACGTGGCTTCCAACCGCCGCAGCATCTTCTTCCGCACCAGCCACAACCTGGCCGAACTGGAGGCCTACCTGGCTGCCCTCACCCAGCTCCGAGCTCTAGCCTACTATGCCCAGCGTCTACTGGCTACCAACCGGCCAGGGGGACTCTTCTTTGAGGGTGATGAGGGACTCACCGCTGACTTCTTGCGCGAGTATGTCACACTGCATAAAGGCTGTTTCTATGGCCGCTGCTTGGGCTTCCAG TTCACACCTTCCATTCGGCCATTCCTGCAGACCATCTCCATTGGGCTGGTGTCCTTCGGGGAACACTACAAACGTAATGAGAGTGGTCTCG GTGTGACAGCCAGCTCCCTTTTCACCAGTGGCCGCTTTGCCATTGACCCAGAGCTGCGTGGGGCCGAGTTTGAGCGGATCACACAGAACCTGGATGTGCACTTCTGGAAAGCCTTCTGGAATATCACTGAGATCGAGGTGCTGTCG TCTCTGGCCAACATGGCATCAGCCACCGTGAGGGTAAGCCGCCTGATCAGCCTGCCGCCTGAGGCCTTTGAGATGCCACTGACCTCTGACCCCAAGCTCACAGTCACCATCTCACCTCCTTTGGCCCACACAGGCCCTGGGCCTGTCCTCATCAGGCTCATCTCCTATGACCTTCGGGAAGGACAG gaCAGTGAGGAGCTCAACAGCATGGTGAAGTCTGAGGGCCCTCGGATCCTGGAGCTGCGGCCTCGGCCCCAGCAGACATCGCGCTCAAGGTCCTTGGTAGTGCACTTCCACGGTGGTGGCTTCGTGGCCCAGACCTCCAAATCGCATGAGCCCTACCTCAAGAGCTGGGCTCAGGAGCTGGGTGCTCCCATTATCTCCATCGACTACTCCCTGGCCCCCGAGGCCCCCTTCCCCCGTGCGCTGGAGGAGTGCTTCTTTGCCTACTGCTGGGCTGTCAAGCACTGTGCCCTCCTCG GCTCTACAGGGGAGCGGATATGCCTTGCAGGAGACAGTGCAGGTGGGAATCTCTGCTTTACTGTGGCCCTACGAGCAGCAGCCTATGGAGTACGGGTGCCAGATGGCATCATGGCAGCCTACCCAGCCACAATGCTGCAATCCGCTGCCTCTCCCTCCCGCCTTCTGAGCCTCATGGACCCACTGCTGCCCCTCAGTGTGCTCTCCAAGTGTGTCAGTGCCTATGCAG GTGCAGAGACAGAGGAACACCCCAACTCAGATGAGAAGGCACTGGGCATGATGGGACTGGTGCGACGGGACACATCCCTGCTCCTCAGAGACCTCCGCCTGGGCGCCTCCTCATGGCTCAATTCCTTCCTGGAGTTTAGTGGGCAAAAGTCCCAGAAGACCTCAGCGCCCACAGTAG aggaagaaaatgaggctCCCAGAG AGTCAATGCGACGCAGTGTGTCAGAGGCTGCCCTGGCCCAGCCTGAGGGCCCAGTAGGCACAGACTCCCTCAAGATTCTAACACTGAAGGACTTGAACCTGAAGAGCAGCTCTGAGACATCAGAGACCCCCGAGATGTCGCTGTCTGTGGAGACACTGGGCCCCTCCACACCCTCTGATGTTAACTTCTTTCTGCGGCCTGAGGATGCCAGAGAAGAGGCAGAGGCCAAAGAAGGGCTAAGCGCCAAGGACGGTAGCTCCCGGGTGAGCAATGCCTTCCCCGAGGGTTTCCACCCACGGCGCACAAGCCAGGGTGCCACCCAAATGCCCCTTTACTCATCACCCATTGTCAAGAACCCCTTCATGTCGCCTCTGCTGGCACCTGACAATATGCTGAAGACCCTGCCACCTGTGCACATCGTG GCGTGCGCCCTGGACCCCATGCTGGACGACTCGGTCATGTTCGCGAGGCGACTGCGCGCCCTGGGCCAGCCCGTGACGCTGCGTGTGGTGGAAGACCTGCCGCACGGCTTCCTGAGCCTGGCTTCGCTGTGCCGCGAGACGCGACAGGCCGCGGAGCTGTGCGTGGAGCGCATCCGCCTCATCCTCACTCCACCAGCCGCCGCCGCAGCCGCTGCGCCGCCGCCACTCTGA
- the Cxcl17 gene encoding C-X-C motif chemokine 17 encodes MKVLILTLLFLPLLLMSMVSSNPNSGVARGHRDQRQASGRRLLKGSQECECKDWFLRASKKKPMTEAGLPKKRCPCDHSTVGVKKTRHRRHHKKSNKHSKACWQFLQRCQLESFALPL; translated from the exons ATGAAGGTTCTGATCTTGACCCTCCTGTTTCTGCCACTACTGCTGATGTCCATGGTCTCTAGCAACCCGAACTCAG GGGTCGCCAGAGGCCACAGGGACCAACGCCAGGCTTCTGGGAGGAGGCTCCTGAAAGGCAGCCAAGAATGTGAGTGCAAAG ATTGGTTCCTGAGAGCCTCTAAGAAAAAACCCATGACAGAGGCCGGGCTGCCAAAGAAGCGATGTCCCTGTGATCATTCTACAGTTGGCGTGAAGAAAACCA GACACCGAAGGCACCACAAGAAGTCCAACAAGCATTCCAAAGCCTGCTGGCAATTTCTCCAACGATGTCAATTAGAAAGCTTTGCTCTGCCCTTGTAA